AGGAAGCTATAGTGCAAAATATGACGCTGGAACAACATAAAGCGCTTGCCAATAAATATCTGGATGCTTCTAAAATGGCTTACTTGGTTGTTGGCGATGCCGCAACCCAGTTTGCACAATTTAAGGATATGGGTTTTGACGAAGTAAAACTGCTTGATAAAAACGGTGAGGAAGTAAAGCTTGATGATGTGAAACTATAAAAGTTATTATTAAAAATTTATTGGCCACGCATTCAGGAATAAAAAATTATTCCTGAATGCGTGGCTTTGTATTTTTTATCTTTATACAAATTCTACAGTTTTATGAAAAAACTATATATACCTTTATTCTTCATAATTATGTTTTTTAGCTGTAAAAATCAAGATCAAAGCCCAGAAGTTTTTAAGGACGAAGATCCCGCCAATCAAGAATTTCCTAAACCAACATTTACTGTGATGGAAGCTAATAAACTCCTAGAACTTCCCCTACACTGTGTGGGCACGAAATATCCGTATAAACCTGGCGAGACATTAGAAAGCAAAGCAGATTTGGTGGAACCAATCGCTGTACATCCTATATTCTACGGCTGTTTTGATTGGCATAGTGCCGTTCATGGATACTGGTCAATGGTTACATTGCTGAGACAGTTTCCAGCAATGGACAAGGCTCAGGAAGCTAGAAAATTGCTGAAAGAAAAAATCACTGCAGAAAATGTGGCTACCGAGGTTGCCTTTTTTGAAAAGCCCATCAATATATCTTTTGAAAGAACCTACGGTTGGGCTTGGCTTCTAAAACTTTCAGAAGAACTACACAATTGGGACGACCCAATGGCGAAGGATTTGGGACAAAACCTAAAACCATTGGCAGATATTATTGTGCTTCGTTACAAAGAATTTCTTCCAAAACTGAATTACCCAATCCGAGTGGGCCAGCATACCAATACAGCCTTCGGATTGACTTTCGCTTATGACTACGCTGAAACTATGGGCGATTTGGAATTAAAACAATTAATTGAAAAGCGTGCCCGAGATTTTTATATAAATGATGTAAACTGCCCAATAACCTGGGAACCCAGCGGATACGATTTTCTCTCACCCTGTCTGGAAGAAATTGATATAATGCGCCGTGTGCTTTCTCCGGAAGAATTTATTCCTTGGCTTGACAAATTCATGGCGCAATTGGTCAATAAAAATTATCACTTAAAAGTAGGAGAGGTAAGTGACCGAACCGATGGAAAGTTAGTGCATTTAGATGGTTTAAACTTCAGTAGGGCTTGGGTCTTGTATGGTTTGGCAAAACATTATCCACAATACAAACACTTAGAAAACATTGCCAATGAGCACATAGCCTATTCCTACCCAAATTTAGTGGGCGATACTTATGAAGGTGGCCATTGGCTTGGCAGTTTTGCAATTTATGCTTTGAATACCTTGCAAGAAAAATCTGTCCATTAAAAAGTAATTTTTGGATTGGTATTTTTCTCAACTTTCTTTGTTTTTATAAGGTTTTCAATTTCTGAAAACTGTTCTTCGAGCAGCGGATGCTTCAAAATGGCATCAATGTAATTCAGACTACTTTCACTTAAATGCCTCGAAAGTGTTGGTTCGTAAAACTCCCACGGATCGAAAAAGGATTTATTCGGTTTTTCAGTTAAGGAAAGGATGAGATCATTTTCTTTTTCAAGAAAAAGTTTAAGTTTGAAGCGAGTACTTTCGTTTGTAATTGATCCTTTAAAAAAAGCTTCCACATCATCAATGGAGACTTTGTGCGGCATAAAAATTTTAAAATATCGCAGGTTTCCCTCGGCGGATTCTTCCCAGTTAGTCAAATAATCACTGAGATAATTTGGGATTTTGTCCAGATTGAGCCCCGTTTCCAAATCAACGACGATATTATCGGACTCATTTTCGTTTTTGTGGATGTGCAGGATTTTGTTTTCTTTTTTGAATTTTTCAATCAAATAATTTGTGTACAGACTTTTACTGTTTATTATTTCAACATATGCAATCTGTTTATTGCCCAAAATTTGATTGCGCAGCAAGTAATTGTGCAAATCCAAACATCCCAAAAGCCCGCTGTTGTCAATAGCTCCCGCATCTATAAAGTGGCCGTGGCCCTTTATCTTTGCAGCGGGGCTAAAAATAGGAAATCGGTTTGTGGTTGAAACAGCTTGGTAATATGGGATGGTTTTATTACCTGCCAAATCGGCAAGGTTTTCTGCATAAGGAAAAATAGCGTTAAAATCTTTTTGCTTCACTGACCAGAGAATGCCACGATTTCCCTTTTGGCCCGCAGTATTCATAATTAATGATGGAAAGTAACCATCTTTCAAAAAGGCTTCTTTCCAGAAATCGCGAAAGGAAATTTCAGAAAGGTGTTTTGAAGGCGTGTTTTGGATGGTGTTTTGATATTTCACCATTGCGTAGTATGGACGGTCGCGAAGGCCTATACGTTGGCTGAATGGCCACAGTTTGCGGTAGGTGTCCAGTCCAAAAGTTAAGGTTAAATCCAAAGAAGTGTAATTTTGTTTTGCAAGGGAATCTATTTTCTTTTTAATTCGAAGGGTATCCAGGCCATTTTCTTTAAAAAGCCCCGTATATAGTGCCAGGCCTAACGAACCGCCGGATGCACCTGAAAAAGCAATACTTTGCTTCAAAAGTTTTCCCTCAGTATTTGTTTGTAATTTGTTCAGCACATTAAGTGTCCAAACGTTTGCTTTTAAGCCGCCGCCGTGTGAAGCTATAAAGAAAAGTGTGTTGTCCTTTTTTGCTTTTAGACTATCCAGAAATACAGCTTCGGGTATTTCGGTCTTTGTATTTTCAACCAGATCCAGTTCGTGGGTGGTTACTTCGGTATTGGTGCAGTTTGTAATAATTACCAGCGCGAAAAATATTAAGCTAATTGCCAAAAAGGCACGATAACTTTTGGTGGTCAGCAATTGCTTTTTTCTGGCAACAAAAAAGTACTTGCCCAAACTAGCCATTATAAAATAATAAAAGTAGAAGAAAGCGAGTAAAATGGGAACGCCATTCATCAGGGGCCAACCAAGAATGCTGGCCAATGTGAGAACGAAAAGAAAAATTGCAGCCACTAAAAAGTTCAAATAAAACATTAACAGATAGTTCTCTGATTTTTCCAGAAAGTGGATTTTTTCAAAAAATATCCGTACGGGAAGATATTTGGCGCTAGTTAAGGTATTTAAAATCAAACTGAATTTGGAACGCAACAATCTGAAAAAAATATAATTGAACATGCACGCATAGCTCGTCAACAATAACAGTATAAAACCCCCGGGACTGAAATTTCCCCATGTGAGTGTGTTGAGCAGCAAGACCACACATAAAATTGCTATGATTAAATACCAAAGGGCTAATTTTCTGTATAATTTTATAAGTATTTCAGGAAGTTCTTCGGTAGTTTTTTCACTTTCATATTTGCTAATTTTTTCTTTCAAATAGATATAAAGTATAAAGGGAACAAGAAGGAGCACGTAGATAATGATCTTAACCTTATCAAAAGGAAAATCCTCAAAAATAAAGTTTGGCTTAAAACTGCTTATAATGAAGTGGATCCAAACAATGTGTATCAAAATGCCCGTAGAATAGCGGAAATAATTGGCCCAGTTATCCGGTTTGTAGCCAGAATTTTTATCTGTGGTAAAAGTATAAATCGTGAATTTTTTAAAAATCCACCAGTTTAGGGGGTGCTTTGCGTGCCAGTAGGTATAATCGCCACTGTTATTGAGATCAGCAGCATAATAGGTATAAATAGGGTAGTGGGAAAGCGCAACAGCCAGCCCGTTGATAAAAAAGAATGCCAAAAACAAGGAAACCCATTTGGTCTCTATCAAATCAACCATCATAGTGAAGGCCTGATCCATTTGGGTCAACAATAAAAGAATGATCAAAATGACCAAAAGACTTAAAATAGAAGACTTAAAGAAGTTTTTGAAAGATTTGAAAAGATGATGCACAACATCAATCAACTTTGTTATCCAAGATTTTTTTTCTTCAGTTTCTTTCATGAAAAAAATATAAGCTTCTAATTTAAAGATAATTATCTAGAAAATTTTTTTTTGAAATAACAATAAATTATACCAATGGCTCGATTGAGAAGACATCCAGTTTCGATTTTCTGAAATTACGGGTTCTTTTTAAAACGGCAATTCCGTTACGGGAGCCCGCTTGGTTAGTGTTTCCTTCAATGGTTTCAATCACGTCGTTACCCACGGAAATGATAATACCTGTATGCGTCCAATCATATCTCGATTTTTGC
The Aequorivita iocasae genome window above contains:
- a CDS encoding DUF2891 domain-containing protein; the protein is MKKLYIPLFFIIMFFSCKNQDQSPEVFKDEDPANQEFPKPTFTVMEANKLLELPLHCVGTKYPYKPGETLESKADLVEPIAVHPIFYGCFDWHSAVHGYWSMVTLLRQFPAMDKAQEARKLLKEKITAENVATEVAFFEKPINISFERTYGWAWLLKLSEELHNWDDPMAKDLGQNLKPLADIIVLRYKEFLPKLNYPIRVGQHTNTAFGLTFAYDYAETMGDLELKQLIEKRARDFYINDVNCPITWEPSGYDFLSPCLEEIDIMRRVLSPEEFIPWLDKFMAQLVNKNYHLKVGEVSDRTDGKLVHLDGLNFSRAWVLYGLAKHYPQYKHLENIANEHIAYSYPNLVGDTYEGGHWLGSFAIYALNTLQEKSVH